The Rahnella aquatilis CIP 78.65 = ATCC 33071 genomic sequence GCTGACACATCCCCATGCTGATGCGATGCTGGCGGCTATTCATGCGGCCAGTCAGGCCGGAAAACCCTGGGTGCTGGATCCGGTTGCCGTCGGCGGCCTGAGCTGGCGTACAGAATTCTGTCATGAAATCATCACACTGAAGCCCGCCGCGATCCGCGGTAATGCGTCGGAAATCCGGGCACTCAGCGGTCTCAGCGCATCCGGGCGCGGCGTTGACAGCGGCGATGATCCCCTTTCTGCATTACCTGCTGCCCGGCAACTGGCGCGCGGGACCGGCGCGGTAGTGGCCGTCACCGGTGAAACTGATTATGTCACCGACGGCATGCGCAGTTGGGCTGTGGCTGGCGGGCATCCGATGATGACCCGCGTGGTGGGGACCGGATGCGCATTATCTGCCGTGGTAGCGGCCTTTGCGGCTTTGCCGGGCGATCGTCTGGATAACGTGGCCGCCGCCTGCCGGGTGATGTCGTGCGCCGGCGAACGCGCCTGTGCGGTCGTGAAAGGGCCGGGCAGTTTCACGCCTGAATTCCTCGATAATCTGTATTTAATCGGCGAAGAATGGCTGAACGGCGAGGGCATGCAATGAAACGTATTAATGCACTGACAATTGCAGGCACTGACCCGAGCGGCGGGGCGGGGATCCAGGCGGATTTAAAAACTTTTTCGGCACTTGGCGCGTACGGTACCAGTGTGATCACAGCGCTGGTGGCTCAGAACACGAGGGGCGTGCAATCGGTCTATAACATTGAGCCAGATTTCGTTGCAGCGCAGCTTGATTCTGTACTGAGCGATGTGCGGATCGACAGTACGAAAATCGGCATGCTGGCGAACAGCCAGATTGTGGAAGCGGTGGCGGAGCGGCTCAGACATTATCAGCCGTCGTTTGTGGTGCTGGATACCGTGATGCTGGCGAAAAGTGGCGATCCGTTGCTGTTGCCGGAAGCGGTTGATGCGGTGCGCCGTTTGCTGATCCCGCAGGCATCGATTATTACGCCCAACCTGCCGGAAGCGGCGGCGTTACTGGAATGCACGGTGGCAACGAATGAAACTGAAATGCGTGAACAGGGAGAAGCCTTACTGGCGATGGGATGTGACGCGGTGCTGATGAAAGGGGGGCATCTGAGCGATGAGGAAAGCCCTGACTGGCTGTTTATGTCCGGTTCCCGCGAGCGGTTTACTGCGCCGCGTGTGAATACCCGACATACTCACGGCACCGGCTGTACGCTGTCGGCCGCGCTGGCCGCGTTACGTCCGCGTCATCACAACTGGGCCGATACGGTGCGTGAAGCCAAAGCTTATTTACAGCAGGCGCTGATGCAGGCCGACTCCCTTGAAGTCGGCCACGGCATCGGGCCGGTGCATCATTTCCACCGCTGGTGGTAACCGCAGATTATGCGAGGCGCCGGGTTTCGCTCAGCGCCTGTTCAGCCTGATGGAATTTCGTCAGCGCCTGTTGCAAATGCACGGCATCAAACGGATTAAGCGGATAGAATTTTTCTTCCTTACGCGGGCGCAGCATCACGCGGATTTTACTCGCTGACATCCGTTCAAACAGATAACTGGCAATATCGTCGTTCTCCTCGTCCTGCCACGAGAGCAGCAATGCCGCGTGTTCACCGCTGCGGCGGCCAATAAATTGCCCGTGCGACCACAGTCCTTCCAGTTCGCCATCCTTTTGCAGTTTTTTGCCGCTGAACCACGGCGATTCAGCCAGCGTCAGAAGGGTTTGCGGTGTGATTTCCGCATGCAACTGGCGCCATTGCGGGCGGTTGTTATCCATCTGCCAGCAGGCCATGCCGAGATAATCGTTCAGTTCACGCCAGTCCTGTTCCAGCTTCTCCCTGAGTTCAGGATCCTGCACATGCATAAACTGTTGCAGACCGGTCGCCTGTTCCCCCAGTTTGTTATAAGCAATAACGGTCATGATGCGGGGCTTGCGGCGAAATGTGACCCACAGCAGCACTTTGGGGATGCGGAAAGTGATGGCCTGAACGGTGAGTTTGTAACGGTTGCCACGTGACATTACCAGGCCGTTGGACGTGCCCCGTTTGTCCTGATAATTTCTCACCAGTACTACGCTGTTCTGGCCCATCCAGCCCGTGACGTAATGTTCTTTTTCGCTTTCGGCCACGTCCAGATCCTGGACGATCTGGGTAATTTTCTCGTTATCCAACTGAGAGAGGGAGAGTGACTGTTCGGCACTGTAGTAGCTTTTTTTCAGGACGGCTGTGGCTGGCATAAAAGTATCCACGATGTTGATGTGGTTTACAGCTTACACCAAGTTGTCATACAGATTTTAGGGCTGACCCGCAAAATTTGAACGCTGTGGTTCACGGTTTTTACAGTACCCCTTCTTTTACTTACTCGGCATCAAACCAGTCGCTGTTCTGTTCGGCAATGGGGGTAATGGTGGAAATCATTTCCTGCAAATGAATACGGATGGCTTTTTCAGCGGCGTCCGGGTCATGCGCTTGCAGCCCGTCAAAAATCGCATAATGTTGTGCAATCAGATTTTCCGGTGGTGACACTTTACTGAGTGTCAAAAAGCGGACGCGATCCATTGTCGCTTTGATGTGCTCGACGGTTTCCCATGCCAGACGGCAGTCGATGATCTGTGCAATCGTGCGGTGGAACTCATCATCGAGCAGCAGGAATTCCTGCGTTTGCTGACTCTTTGCCGCCAGCGTCTGA encodes the following:
- the thiD gene encoding bifunctional hydroxymethylpyrimidine kinase/phosphomethylpyrimidine kinase, with translation MKRINALTIAGTDPSGGAGIQADLKTFSALGAYGTSVITALVAQNTRGVQSVYNIEPDFVAAQLDSVLSDVRIDSTKIGMLANSQIVEAVAERLRHYQPSFVVLDTVMLAKSGDPLLLPEAVDAVRRLLIPQASIITPNLPEAAALLECTVATNETEMREQGEALLAMGCDAVLMKGGHLSDEESPDWLFMSGSRERFTAPRVNTRHTHGTGCTLSAALAALRPRHHNWADTVREAKAYLQQALMQADSLEVGHGIGPVHHFHRWW
- the thiM gene encoding hydroxyethylthiazole kinase translates to MNTRPTHIPGALAATSLKQLRFTAPLVHCLTNDVVQSFTANVLLALGASPAMVVDPAEAAQFGAIADALLVNVGTLTHPHADAMLAAIHAASQAGKPWVLDPVAVGGLSWRTEFCHEIITLKPAAIRGNASEIRALSGLSASGRGVDSGDDPLSALPAARQLARGTGAVVAVTGETDYVTDGMRSWAVAGGHPMMTRVVGTGCALSAVVAAFAALPGDRLDNVAAACRVMSCAGERACAVVKGPGSFTPEFLDNLYLIGEEWLNGEGMQ